The Perca fluviatilis chromosome 2, GENO_Pfluv_1.0, whole genome shotgun sequence genome includes a region encoding these proteins:
- the LOC120572601 gene encoding zona pellucida sperm-binding protein 4-like isoform X2: protein MRSSCSTCQSPPYPKMRSHSTHCILVTFVLLALLLLKREAHAASKLLEAAVANNMSNDASICHDGFMSVYISKVQFAGLPFTIYVQDDHSGYYQAIAIAKQCHYFLGGNATFIFLTVASHGCFVRRQKYTTNLTVVIMAFTDRGRVEIVKSIPLICERKMKEVNKNDDPLISRILFCNKDGFNITIPQNATVPPLNLDAVWIPSSQSHNCKPKKRSKEAITFSFPFTDCGTQSVIADGSITYWVNIEVKQQLRKGSIFRDTPFHCTVHCSFALTQITQLGIEVQGEKSEYMSTLKSEGILRTEMRFAKDSSYKSFYSSRGPPPVTELGQPVYVEVFVLKHENKDLVLLLEDCWATPTKNPHDPQRWNLLVKGWIHMKLPDILPVFYYPKVVPSKELKYPALHKWFVVKLFSFVKPPTNENLVYFHCDIEICKGPACLQSCSNRRRKLRRSTPGPGQSILYSVISGGPLLYLL, encoded by the exons ATGAGAAGCAGCTGCTCCACCTGTCAGAGTCCTCCGTATCCAAAGATGAGGAGCCACAGTACACACTGCATTTTGGTGACATTTGTTTTGTTAGCACTGCTTCTTTTGAAACGTGAAGCCCATGCTGCTTCAAAACTATTGGAAGCAGCAGTTGCTAACAATATGAGTAATGATGCGTCGATTTGCCACGATGGGTTCATGTCTGTTTACATATCAAAGGTGCAATTTGCTGGTCTTCCTTTCACCATTTATGTTCAAG ATGATCACAGTGGATATTACCAAGCCATCGCTATAGCAAAACAGTGCCACTACTTTCTTGGAGGAAATGCCACCTTTATTTTCCTAACAGTTGCTTCCCACGGATGTTTTGTGAGAAGACAA AAATACACAACAAATCTGACTGTTGTCATCATGGCATTTACAGACAGGGGAAGAGTTGAAATTGTCAAGTCAATACCTCTCATCtgtgaaagaaaaatgaaag AGGTGAACAAAAATGATGATCCACTGATATCTAGAATTCTTTTCTGCAACAAGGATGGGTTCAACATTACCATCCCTCAGAATGCCACAGTCCCACCTCTGAACCTGGATGCAGTCTGGATCCCTTCCAGCCAAAGCCACAACTGTAAACCCAAAAAACGATCCAAGGAGGCCATCACTTTCAGCTTTCCATTTACTGATTGTGGCACTCAGTCTGTG ATAGCAGATGGGAGTATAACTTACTGGGTCAACATTGAGGTGAAACAACAACTGCGGAAAGGCTCTATATTTCGTGACACTCCTTTCCA ttgtACTGTGCATTGTAGCTTTGCGCTAACCCAAATTACTCAACTGGGCATCGAGGTTCAGGGAGAAAAATCTGAGTACATGTCAACACTGAAGAGCGAGGGAATACTGAGGACTGAAATGAGGTTTGCCAAAG ACTCCAGTTACAAGTCTTTCTATTCCTCTCGAGGTCCTCCACCAGTAACTGAGCTTGGCCAGCCTGTGTATGTGGAGGTGTTTGTTCTCAAACATGAAAACAAGGATttggtgctgctgctggaagACTGCTGGGCAACACCGACTAAAAACCCACATGACCCACAAAgatggaatctgcttgttaaaGGGTGGATTCACATGAAATTACCAGACATTTTACCAGTGTTTTATTATCCAAAAG TTGTCCCCAGTAAGGAGCTGAAATACCCCGCTCTTCATAAATGGTTTGTGGTCAAGCTGTTCTCATTTGTGAAGCCTCCAACAAATGAAAACCTG GTATATTTCCACTGTGATATAGAGATCTGTAAAGGACCAGCTTGCTTACAGTCCTGCAGCAATA GAAGGCGTAAATTAAGACGAAGCACACCAGGGCCAGGGCAGAGCATTCTTTACAGTGTAATCTCTGGTGGACCTCTTCTTTATCTACTGTAA
- the LOC120572601 gene encoding zona pellucida sperm-binding protein 4-like isoform X3, which produces MRSSCSTCQSPPYPKMRSHSTHCILVTFVLLALLLLKREAHAASKLLEAAVANNMSNDASICHDGFMSVYISKVQFAGLPFTIYVQDDHSGYYQAIAIAKQCHYFLGGNATFIFLTVASHGCFVRRQKYTTNLTVVIMAFTDRGRVEIVKSIPLICERKMKEVNKNDDPLISRILFCNKDGFNITIPQNATVPPLNLDAVWIPSSQSHNCKPKKRSKEAITFSFPFTDCGTQSVVNIADGSITYWVNIEVKQQLRKGSIFRDTPFHCTVHCSFALTQITQLGIEVQGEKSEYMSTLKSEGILRTEMRFAKDSSYKSFYSSRGPPPVTELGQPVYVEVFVLKHENKDLVLLLEDCWATPTKNPHDPQRWNLLVKGCPYSGDRHRTVVLPVVPSKELKYPALHKWFVVKLFSFVKPPTNENLVYFHCDIEICKGPACLQSCSNRRRKLRRSTPGPGQSILYSVISGGPLLYLL; this is translated from the exons ATGAGAAGCAGCTGCTCCACCTGTCAGAGTCCTCCGTATCCAAAGATGAGGAGCCACAGTACACACTGCATTTTGGTGACATTTGTTTTGTTAGCACTGCTTCTTTTGAAACGTGAAGCCCATGCTGCTTCAAAACTATTGGAAGCAGCAGTTGCTAACAATATGAGTAATGATGCGTCGATTTGCCACGATGGGTTCATGTCTGTTTACATATCAAAGGTGCAATTTGCTGGTCTTCCTTTCACCATTTATGTTCAAG ATGATCACAGTGGATATTACCAAGCCATCGCTATAGCAAAACAGTGCCACTACTTTCTTGGAGGAAATGCCACCTTTATTTTCCTAACAGTTGCTTCCCACGGATGTTTTGTGAGAAGACAA AAATACACAACAAATCTGACTGTTGTCATCATGGCATTTACAGACAGGGGAAGAGTTGAAATTGTCAAGTCAATACCTCTCATCtgtgaaagaaaaatgaaag AGGTGAACAAAAATGATGATCCACTGATATCTAGAATTCTTTTCTGCAACAAGGATGGGTTCAACATTACCATCCCTCAGAATGCCACAGTCCCACCTCTGAACCTGGATGCAGTCTGGATCCCTTCCAGCCAAAGCCACAACTGTAAACCCAAAAAACGATCCAAGGAGGCCATCACTTTCAGCTTTCCATTTACTGATTGTGGCACTCAGTCTGTGGTAAAT ATAGCAGATGGGAGTATAACTTACTGGGTCAACATTGAGGTGAAACAACAACTGCGGAAAGGCTCTATATTTCGTGACACTCCTTTCCA ttgtACTGTGCATTGTAGCTTTGCGCTAACCCAAATTACTCAACTGGGCATCGAGGTTCAGGGAGAAAAATCTGAGTACATGTCAACACTGAAGAGCGAGGGAATACTGAGGACTGAAATGAGGTTTGCCAAAG ACTCCAGTTACAAGTCTTTCTATTCCTCTCGAGGTCCTCCACCAGTAACTGAGCTTGGCCAGCCTGTGTATGTGGAGGTGTTTGTTCTCAAACATGAAAACAAGGATttggtgctgctgctggaagACTGCTGGGCAACACCGACTAAAAACCCACATGACCCACAAAgatggaatctgcttgttaaaGG ATGTCCTTACAGTGGTGATAGGCACAGAACTGTTGTGTTACCAGTTGTCCCCAGTAAGGAGCTGAAATACCCCGCTCTTCATAAATGGTTTGTGGTCAAGCTGTTCTCATTTGTGAAGCCTCCAACAAATGAAAACCTG GTATATTTCCACTGTGATATAGAGATCTGTAAAGGACCAGCTTGCTTACAGTCCTGCAGCAATA GAAGGCGTAAATTAAGACGAAGCACACCAGGGCCAGGGCAGAGCATTCTTTACAGTGTAATCTCTGGTGGACCTCTTCTTTATCTACTGTAA
- the LOC120572601 gene encoding zona pellucida sperm-binding protein 4-like isoform X1, with translation MRSSCSTCQSPPYPKMRSHSTHCILVTFVLLALLLLKREAHAASKLLEAAVANNMSNDASICHDGFMSVYISKVQFAGLPFTIYVQDDHSGYYQAIAIAKQCHYFLGGNATFIFLTVASHGCFVRRQKYTTNLTVVIMAFTDRGRVEIVKSIPLICERKMKEVNKNDDPLISRILFCNKDGFNITIPQNATVPPLNLDAVWIPSSQSHNCKPKKRSKEAITFSFPFTDCGTQSVVNIADGSITYWVNIEVKQQLRKGSIFRDTPFHCTVHCSFALTQITQLGIEVQGEKSEYMSTLKSEGILRTEMRFAKDSSYKSFYSSRGPPPVTELGQPVYVEVFVLKHENKDLVLLLEDCWATPTKNPHDPQRWNLLVKGWIHMKLPDILPVFYYPKVVPSKELKYPALHKWFVVKLFSFVKPPTNENLVYFHCDIEICKGPACLQSCSNRRRKLRRSTPGPGQSILYSVISGGPLLYLL, from the exons ATGAGAAGCAGCTGCTCCACCTGTCAGAGTCCTCCGTATCCAAAGATGAGGAGCCACAGTACACACTGCATTTTGGTGACATTTGTTTTGTTAGCACTGCTTCTTTTGAAACGTGAAGCCCATGCTGCTTCAAAACTATTGGAAGCAGCAGTTGCTAACAATATGAGTAATGATGCGTCGATTTGCCACGATGGGTTCATGTCTGTTTACATATCAAAGGTGCAATTTGCTGGTCTTCCTTTCACCATTTATGTTCAAG ATGATCACAGTGGATATTACCAAGCCATCGCTATAGCAAAACAGTGCCACTACTTTCTTGGAGGAAATGCCACCTTTATTTTCCTAACAGTTGCTTCCCACGGATGTTTTGTGAGAAGACAA AAATACACAACAAATCTGACTGTTGTCATCATGGCATTTACAGACAGGGGAAGAGTTGAAATTGTCAAGTCAATACCTCTCATCtgtgaaagaaaaatgaaag AGGTGAACAAAAATGATGATCCACTGATATCTAGAATTCTTTTCTGCAACAAGGATGGGTTCAACATTACCATCCCTCAGAATGCCACAGTCCCACCTCTGAACCTGGATGCAGTCTGGATCCCTTCCAGCCAAAGCCACAACTGTAAACCCAAAAAACGATCCAAGGAGGCCATCACTTTCAGCTTTCCATTTACTGATTGTGGCACTCAGTCTGTGGTAAAT ATAGCAGATGGGAGTATAACTTACTGGGTCAACATTGAGGTGAAACAACAACTGCGGAAAGGCTCTATATTTCGTGACACTCCTTTCCA ttgtACTGTGCATTGTAGCTTTGCGCTAACCCAAATTACTCAACTGGGCATCGAGGTTCAGGGAGAAAAATCTGAGTACATGTCAACACTGAAGAGCGAGGGAATACTGAGGACTGAAATGAGGTTTGCCAAAG ACTCCAGTTACAAGTCTTTCTATTCCTCTCGAGGTCCTCCACCAGTAACTGAGCTTGGCCAGCCTGTGTATGTGGAGGTGTTTGTTCTCAAACATGAAAACAAGGATttggtgctgctgctggaagACTGCTGGGCAACACCGACTAAAAACCCACATGACCCACAAAgatggaatctgcttgttaaaGGGTGGATTCACATGAAATTACCAGACATTTTACCAGTGTTTTATTATCCAAAAG TTGTCCCCAGTAAGGAGCTGAAATACCCCGCTCTTCATAAATGGTTTGTGGTCAAGCTGTTCTCATTTGTGAAGCCTCCAACAAATGAAAACCTG GTATATTTCCACTGTGATATAGAGATCTGTAAAGGACCAGCTTGCTTACAGTCCTGCAGCAATA GAAGGCGTAAATTAAGACGAAGCACACCAGGGCCAGGGCAGAGCATTCTTTACAGTGTAATCTCTGGTGGACCTCTTCTTTATCTACTGTAA